From the genome of Halomonas sp. I5-271120, one region includes:
- the gpt gene encoding xanthine phosphoribosyltransferase produces MSANRYQQHFIVSWDQLHRDVRELCHQLVERDFKGIIAITRGGLIPAALIARELNLRLIDTVCIKSYDHMDQGGLDVMKGVDHDGDGWLLVDDLVDTGKTARKVREMLPKAHFATVYAKPEGRPLVDQFLTEVGQDCWIQFPWDMGVAYVEPLADRVRGEASGESGA; encoded by the coding sequence ATGAGCGCCAACCGCTATCAGCAACACTTCATCGTTTCCTGGGACCAGCTGCATCGTGATGTTCGCGAGCTTTGCCATCAGCTGGTCGAGCGTGACTTCAAGGGGATTATCGCCATCACTCGCGGCGGCCTGATTCCGGCTGCCCTGATCGCCCGCGAGCTCAACCTGCGCCTGATCGATACCGTGTGCATCAAGAGCTACGACCACATGGACCAGGGCGGTCTCGATGTCATGAAAGGCGTCGATCACGACGGTGACGGCTGGCTGTTGGTGGATGACCTGGTCGATACCGGCAAGACGGCCCGCAAGGTGCGCGAAATGCTGCCCAAGGCGCATTTCGCTACCGTCTACGCCAAGCCGGAAGGGCGGCCGCTGGTCGATCAGTTCCTGACCGAAGTGGGGCAGGACTGCTGGATTCAGTTCCCCTGGGATATGGGCGTTGCCTACGTCGAGCCGCTGGCGGATCGCGTGCGCGGCGAGGCCTCCGGCGAGAGCGGTGCCTGA
- the glp gene encoding gephyrin-like molybdotransferase Glp has product MSLSCFDLGERMLSVDEALEAILGFAAASSPAHETLPLAALRGRVLSEDITSPVNVPQNTNAAMDGIALAWPVGQQSQRQVQEQGQKHAPLALPECWALVGESLAGHGYRDEVPEHAAVSITTGAPMPPGTDTVIMSEQLEEAPPEAGRERVRVTRPETVKVGQHVRQAGEDVPLGAVALTAGTRLAAEHLGLLASLGVDRARVSRQVKVAIFSTGDEVTAPGEPLPMDGIFDANRFSLHGLLTALGVEVIDLGILADSSQGMVSALRDAAAAADMVITSGGVSVGQADWIKPALAETGELGFWRIAMRPGRPLAFGRLGSERVPFFGLPGNPVAVMVTFLQFVQPLIRRLQGEHAWQPLRLMARAEESLKSRSGRVDFLRGVYHADESGQLWVRSTGRQGSGILSSMVAANCLIEIAAPCAGIEAGETVTLQPFMHRG; this is encoded by the coding sequence ATGAGCCTGTCCTGCTTTGACCTGGGTGAACGCATGCTATCGGTGGATGAAGCCCTTGAAGCGATCCTCGGCTTCGCTGCCGCCTCGTCGCCCGCGCATGAAACCCTGCCCCTGGCGGCATTGCGTGGGCGCGTGTTGAGCGAGGACATCACCTCGCCGGTCAACGTGCCCCAGAATACCAATGCGGCCATGGATGGCATCGCCCTGGCATGGCCTGTGGGCCAACAAAGCCAGAGACAAGTTCAGGAGCAAGGCCAGAAACACGCTCCGCTGGCGCTGCCCGAGTGTTGGGCGTTGGTGGGGGAGTCTCTGGCCGGCCACGGCTATCGCGACGAGGTGCCCGAGCATGCCGCGGTGAGCATCACCACCGGTGCCCCGATGCCGCCTGGCACCGACACGGTGATCATGAGCGAGCAGCTCGAAGAAGCGCCACCCGAGGCCGGGCGCGAGCGAGTGAGGGTCACACGCCCCGAGACGGTCAAGGTTGGCCAGCATGTGCGTCAGGCGGGCGAAGACGTGCCGCTTGGAGCGGTGGCCCTGACCGCCGGCACCCGGCTGGCCGCCGAGCACCTTGGGCTGCTGGCCTCGCTGGGCGTCGATCGCGCCCGAGTGTCGCGGCAGGTGAAGGTAGCGATCTTCTCGACCGGCGACGAGGTCACGGCTCCCGGCGAGCCGCTGCCCATGGATGGCATCTTCGATGCCAATCGCTTCTCGCTGCACGGTCTGCTCACGGCCCTTGGTGTCGAGGTCATCGACCTTGGCATTCTCGCCGATTCGTCGCAGGGCATGGTCAGTGCACTGCGAGATGCGGCCGCAGCGGCGGATATGGTGATCACCAGTGGTGGCGTCTCGGTCGGTCAGGCGGACTGGATCAAGCCAGCGCTTGCCGAAACCGGTGAGCTGGGTTTCTGGCGTATCGCCATGCGCCCCGGTCGGCCATTGGCCTTCGGCCGCCTGGGGAGTGAGCGCGTACCGTTCTTCGGCTTGCCGGGAAATCCGGTGGCGGTGATGGTGACCTTTCTGCAGTTCGTCCAGCCGTTGATCCGCCGCCTGCAGGGCGAGCATGCCTGGCAGCCGCTGCGGCTCATGGCGCGCGCCGAGGAATCGCTCAAGAGCCGCAGCGGGCGCGTGGACTTCCTGCGTGGTGTCTATCACGCTGATGAGAGCGGACAGCTCTGGGTGCGCAGCACCGGTCGCCAGGGATCCGGCATCCTGTCCTCGATGGTCGCCGCCAACTGCCTGATCGAGATCGCGGCGCCTTGCGCCGGCATCGAGGCCGGCGAGACGGTGACGCTACAGCCATTTATGCATCGCGGCTAA
- a CDS encoding cupin domain-containing protein, translated as MSGFDVGNRLKQLRLSRELSQRELAKRAGVTNSTISLIEQNSVSPSVSSLKKILDAMPVSISEFFAGDSESQEQVFYRSSELTEIGDGTLSWKLVGARRPNRSMSIIHEHYPPGADTGQEMLEHEGEEGGVVIAGTIELQVADEVQHLKAGDAYYFDSRLPHRFRNASDSECVIVSANTPPSFSDGGNEQHHA; from the coding sequence ATGAGTGGATTCGACGTCGGCAATCGCCTCAAGCAATTGCGCTTGTCGCGTGAGCTATCACAGCGCGAACTGGCCAAACGGGCCGGAGTCACCAACAGCACCATTTCGCTGATCGAGCAGAACAGTGTCAGCCCTTCGGTCAGCTCGCTGAAGAAGATTCTCGATGCCATGCCGGTCTCAATCAGCGAGTTCTTCGCCGGTGATAGCGAATCTCAGGAGCAGGTCTTCTATCGCTCCAGCGAACTTACCGAGATCGGCGACGGCACTCTGTCATGGAAACTGGTGGGCGCGCGCAGGCCCAACCGCAGCATGTCGATCATCCACGAGCACTACCCGCCCGGGGCGGATACTGGCCAGGAAATGCTGGAGCACGAGGGGGAAGAAGGCGGGGTGGTGATCGCCGGCACTATCGAACTGCAGGTCGCCGACGAGGTGCAGCATTTGAAGGCAGGCGATGCCTACTACTTCGATTCACGCCTGCCCCACCGCTTTCGCAATGCAAGCGACAGCGAATGTGTGATCGTCAGCGCCAATACCCCGCCGTCCTTCTCAGACGGCGGGAATGAACAGCATCACGCCTGA
- the ung gene encoding uracil-DNA glycosylase, translated as MSESTSAQHPLPESWDRHLGAEFGAPYMQALRDALAKDKRERRIIYPHSADWFRAFQLTPLDQVKVVILGQDPYHGPDQAHGLCFSVQPGVKVPPSLKNIYKELAGDLGCTPVDHGHLEYWARQGVLLLNTVLTVEAGQAASHRGRGWENFTDRAIATVNEHCAPCVFLLWGSHARQKKALIDTGRHLVLESPHPSPLSAHRGFFGNHHFSQGNAFLAEHGRDPIDWQLPTQP; from the coding sequence ATGTCGGAAAGTACCTCTGCACAACATCCATTGCCGGAAAGCTGGGATCGTCATCTGGGGGCGGAATTTGGCGCCCCCTACATGCAGGCGCTGCGTGACGCCCTGGCCAAGGACAAGCGCGAGCGGCGGATCATCTATCCGCACTCCGCGGACTGGTTTCGTGCCTTCCAGCTGACGCCGCTCGACCAGGTCAAGGTCGTGATCCTCGGTCAGGACCCCTATCACGGCCCGGATCAGGCTCATGGGCTGTGCTTCTCGGTGCAGCCGGGAGTGAAGGTGCCGCCGTCGCTCAAGAACATCTACAAGGAGCTGGCCGGCGATCTAGGCTGCACCCCGGTCGATCACGGCCATCTCGAGTACTGGGCGCGCCAGGGCGTGCTGTTGCTCAATACCGTGCTGACCGTCGAAGCGGGGCAGGCAGCGTCACACCGTGGGCGCGGGTGGGAAAACTTCACCGACAGGGCGATTGCCACCGTCAATGAACACTGCGCGCCCTGTGTCTTCCTGCTGTGGGGTAGCCATGCCCGTCAGAAGAAGGCGCTGATCGATACCGGGCGCCATCTGGTGCTTGAATCGCCGCACCCGTCGCCGCTTTCGGCGCATCGTGGCTTCTTCGGCAATCACCACTTTTCCCAGGGCAATGCCTTCCTCGCCGAGCACGGCCGTGACCCCATCGACTGGCAGCTGCCCACTCAGCCTTAA
- the mobA gene encoding molybdenum cofactor guanylyltransferase MobA — protein sequence MTHDEVTGLILAGGQGRRMGGRDKGLEPFGSARLIEHARRCLDGRVAEVLINANRHLDEYRALGSRVVCDREGGYQGPLMGIWSGLEAAETPWVVVVPCDSPALPDDLVERLIAAIGEADIAVAHDGERDHPVVALIRRDLAEDLGDALREGERKIDRWYARHTWTRADFSDCPAAFANLNTEDDKARLAQQLRAGEA from the coding sequence ATGACGCATGATGAAGTGACAGGCCTGATTTTGGCCGGCGGCCAGGGGCGGCGCATGGGCGGTCGCGACAAGGGGCTGGAACCCTTTGGGTCCGCGCGCCTGATCGAACATGCCAGGCGCTGTCTCGATGGCCGCGTGGCCGAGGTGCTGATCAATGCCAACCGGCATCTCGATGAATACCGGGCGCTGGGCAGCCGGGTGGTCTGCGATCGAGAAGGCGGCTACCAGGGGCCCCTGATGGGCATCTGGAGCGGCCTCGAGGCAGCCGAAACACCCTGGGTAGTGGTCGTGCCCTGCGACAGCCCGGCGCTGCCTGATGACCTGGTTGAGCGCCTGATTGCCGCGATCGGCGAGGCGGATATTGCCGTTGCCCATGACGGTGAGCGGGATCATCCGGTGGTGGCTTTGATTCGCCGAGACCTGGCCGAGGATCTTGGCGACGCCCTGCGCGAGGGCGAACGCAAGATCGATCGTTGGTACGCTCGCCATACCTGGACGCGGGCGGATTTCAGCGACTGCCCAGCCGCTTTCGCCAACCTCAATACCGAAGACGACAAGGCCCGGCTGGCACAGCAGCTGCGAGCCGGTGAAGCCTGA
- the moaC gene encoding cyclic pyranopterin monophosphate synthase MoaC, with product MSLTHLNARGEAHMVDVADKAESRREAVASGRIRMHPETLALLADGELPKGDVLATARIAGIQAAKRTHELIPLCHALPLSKVAIEFRLDEPTSSVEVSATCRLNGRTGVEMEALTAVSVACLTLYDMCKAVDKDMEIGEIRLESKTGGKSGDYRRQAMSSPIVTGASRHADPGLALDTAAPCIHIKCLAELRERLGVSDIDLPFDALESADIAGLKAALTAKDARFAGLNEGRVLCAVNQVMGGDQTPLTDGDEVAFFPPVTGG from the coding sequence ATGAGCCTGACCCATCTTAATGCCCGCGGCGAGGCCCACATGGTGGACGTGGCCGACAAGGCCGAAAGCCGGCGAGAGGCCGTCGCCAGTGGGCGCATTCGCATGCACCCCGAGACGCTCGCGCTGTTGGCCGATGGTGAATTGCCCAAGGGCGATGTGCTGGCCACGGCGCGTATCGCCGGCATTCAGGCGGCCAAGCGCACCCATGAGCTGATTCCGCTCTGCCATGCACTCCCGCTGTCCAAGGTGGCGATCGAATTTCGCCTTGATGAGCCCACCTCCAGCGTCGAGGTCAGCGCCACCTGTCGACTCAATGGCCGAACCGGCGTTGAGATGGAAGCGCTGACGGCGGTATCGGTGGCTTGCCTGACGCTTTATGACATGTGCAAGGCCGTCGACAAGGACATGGAAATCGGCGAGATCCGCCTGGAAAGCAAGACCGGGGGCAAGTCAGGCGATTACCGCCGCCAAGCGATGTCGTCGCCCATCGTCACCGGTGCCTCGCGCCATGCCGATCCGGGGCTGGCGCTGGATACCGCGGCGCCCTGCATTCACATCAAGTGCCTTGCCGAGCTGCGCGAACGTCTCGGTGTCAGCGACATCGACCTGCCCTTCGATGCGCTGGAAAGTGCCGATATTGCCGGGCTCAAGGCGGCACTCACGGCCAAGGACGCCCGTTTTGCCGGGCTTAATGAAGGGCGCGTACTGTGTGCGGTCAACCAGGTGATGGGCGGTGATCAGACCCCGCTGACCGATGGCGATGAGGTCGCCTTTTTCCCGCCGGTAACGGGAGGTTGA
- a CDS encoding NCS2 family permease, whose translation MLKRLLDNHFKLSEHGTNVRTEIIAGVTTFLTMAYIIFVNPSILSEAGVDYGAVFVATCVAAAIGCLIMGLWANYPIAMAPGMGLNAFFTYGVVLGMGYSWETALGAVFLSGLTFFLLSVFRIREWIINSIPMTLRLGIAAGIGLFLAMIALKNAGIVVDNPATLVSLGDLTQPSALYALGGFFVITALSYLRVTGAVMIGILGVTVLSMLLGHNDYNGVMSMPPSVAPTFMAMDVAGAFNVAMFSVIFAFLFVDLFDTSGTLIGVAHRGGLLDKDGKLPRLGRAMMADSTASMAGAALGTSTTTSYIESASGIAAGGRTGLTAVVVGALFLISLFFSPLAGSIPAYATAGALLYVASLMAGSLAHADWDDATEAAPVLIAALAMPLTFSIAEGIALGFISYAAIKTLSGRFSDLNPAVIVLAIVFVLKFFFLD comes from the coding sequence ATGTTGAAACGACTGCTCGACAACCACTTCAAGCTCAGCGAACACGGCACCAACGTTCGCACCGAGATCATCGCCGGGGTCACGACCTTCCTGACCATGGCCTACATCATCTTCGTCAACCCGAGCATCCTGTCGGAAGCTGGGGTCGATTACGGCGCAGTGTTTGTGGCCACCTGTGTGGCCGCCGCCATCGGCTGTCTGATCATGGGGCTGTGGGCCAACTATCCAATCGCCATGGCGCCCGGCATGGGCCTCAACGCCTTCTTCACCTATGGGGTGGTGCTGGGCATGGGCTACTCCTGGGAGACCGCGCTGGGCGCTGTCTTCCTCTCGGGCCTGACCTTTTTCCTGCTCAGCGTCTTTCGCATCCGCGAGTGGATCATCAACTCGATCCCCATGACCCTGCGCCTGGGGATCGCGGCAGGTATCGGGCTGTTCCTGGCGATGATCGCGCTGAAAAACGCCGGTATCGTGGTCGACAACCCGGCGACCCTGGTATCCCTCGGTGATCTGACCCAGCCCTCGGCGCTGTATGCCCTGGGGGGCTTCTTCGTGATCACCGCGCTGTCCTACCTGCGGGTCACCGGTGCGGTGATGATTGGCATCCTGGGCGTTACCGTGCTCTCGATGCTGCTGGGCCACAACGATTACAACGGCGTGATGTCGATGCCGCCGTCCGTGGCGCCAACCTTCATGGCCATGGATGTCGCCGGTGCCTTCAACGTGGCGATGTTCAGCGTGATCTTTGCCTTTCTGTTCGTTGACCTGTTCGATACCTCCGGCACCCTGATCGGCGTTGCCCACCGCGGCGGGCTGCTCGACAAGGACGGCAAGCTGCCGCGCCTGGGGCGTGCCATGATGGCCGATTCCACCGCCTCGATGGCGGGTGCTGCACTGGGTACCTCGACCACCACCAGCTACATCGAGAGCGCTTCGGGTATCGCCGCCGGCGGTCGCACCGGCCTCACTGCCGTGGTGGTTGGTGCGCTGTTCCTGATCAGCCTATTCTTCTCACCGCTGGCCGGCTCGATTCCCGCCTACGCCACGGCCGGGGCGCTGCTCTATGTGGCCTCGCTGATGGCGGGTAGCCTGGCGCATGCCGACTGGGATGACGCCACCGAGGCCGCCCCGGTGCTGATCGCCGCGCTGGCCATGCCCCTGACCTTCTCGATTGCCGAGGGTATCGCGCTTGGGTTCATCAGCTACGCTGCCATCAAGACCCTGTCAGGCCGCTTCAGCGACCTGAACCCGGCGGTGATCGTGCTGGCGATTGTCTTCGTCCTGAAATTCTTCTTCCTCGACTGA
- a CDS encoding riboflavin synthase subunit alpha has translation MFTGIVQGTATLVSVTDKEDFRTFEMALPPELCEGLVTGASVAHNGACLTVTAIEGSHVWVDLMRETLRLTNLGAVEVGDRINIERAARFGDEIGGHAMSGHVVCMAQLVELEEAPNNRRLWFEVPAAYGRFLFDKGYVGVDGISLTIGEVRPGDVTAAPRFCVNLIPETLARTTLGDRKPGDYVNIEIDPQTQAIVETVERVLASRG, from the coding sequence ATGTTTACCGGTATTGTTCAAGGCACCGCCACCCTGGTGTCAGTGACCGACAAAGAAGACTTCCGGACCTTCGAAATGGCCCTGCCGCCTGAGCTATGCGAGGGCCTGGTGACCGGCGCCTCGGTGGCGCATAACGGAGCCTGCCTGACGGTGACGGCCATCGAGGGCAGTCATGTATGGGTAGACTTGATGCGCGAGACGCTACGACTGACCAACCTTGGTGCAGTGGAGGTGGGTGATCGCATCAATATAGAGCGTGCGGCGCGCTTCGGTGACGAGATCGGCGGTCATGCCATGTCGGGCCATGTGGTCTGCATGGCACAACTGGTTGAGTTGGAGGAAGCGCCCAACAATCGTCGCCTGTGGTTTGAGGTACCAGCTGCCTATGGCCGCTTCCTGTTCGACAAGGGCTACGTCGGCGTCGACGGCATCAGCCTGACCATTGGCGAAGTGCGTCCCGGTGACGTGACGGCAGCGCCCCGCTTCTGTGTGAACTTGATCCCCGAGACCCTGGCAAGGACCACGCTTGGAGACCGCAAGCCCGGCGATTACGTCAATATCGAGATTGATCCGCAGACCCAGGCGATCGTCGAGACCGTCGAGCGGGTGCTGGCCAGTCGCGGCTGA
- a CDS encoding adenine phosphoribosyltransferase has translation MSIYGDYIKSVIRTVPDWPQPGVNFRDITPLLQNSAAFRKLIDSFVHRYQEMDLDAVAAIDARGFIIGAPLAYELGCSFVPVRKKGKLPFRTISETYTLEYGQSEVELHADAFHHGDRILLVDDLIATGGTMCAAAKLITRSGGHVVETATIIDLPELAGSDKIREAGFGVFAVCSFTEDE, from the coding sequence ATGAGCATCTACGGCGACTACATCAAATCCGTGATTCGCACCGTCCCCGACTGGCCGCAGCCGGGGGTCAACTTCCGTGATATCACGCCGCTTTTGCAGAACAGCGCAGCCTTTCGCAAGCTGATCGACAGCTTCGTGCACCGCTACCAGGAAATGGATCTGGACGCGGTGGCAGCCATCGACGCCCGCGGCTTCATCATCGGCGCACCGCTGGCCTATGAGCTCGGCTGCAGCTTCGTGCCGGTGCGCAAGAAGGGCAAATTGCCGTTTCGCACCATCAGCGAGACCTACACCCTCGAGTACGGCCAGTCTGAGGTCGAGCTGCACGCCGATGCCTTCCATCATGGCGATCGCATCCTGCTCGTCGATGACCTGATCGCCACTGGCGGTACCATGTGTGCTGCAGCCAAGCTGATCACCCGCTCCGGCGGTCATGTGGTCGAGACCGCGACCATCATCGACCTGCCGGAGCTCGCCGGTTCCGACAAGATCCGCGAGGCCGGTTTTGGCGTCTTCGCTGTCTGCTCCTTCACCGAGGACGAGTAA
- a CDS encoding uracil-xanthine permease family protein: MTDTVAGRQSTQSLPRILLTGVQMLFVAFGALVLVPLLTGLDPNVALFTAGVGTLVFHSVTRQSVPVFLASSFAFIAPIQGSVQNFGIPATMGGLMAAGLVYVVISQFVRIKGTAWLHHLLPAVVVGPVIMVIGLALAPVAVDMATGETSDAIGYGQALVLSMSSLLVTLVLAVFGRGLIRLVPIMGGIVTGYALALLMGVVDFTPVNESAWLALPSFTAPTFHWAAILFMIPVAIAPAVEHIGDMVAIGSVTKKNYLEKPGLHRTLLGDGLATSVAALFGGPPNTTYSEVTGAVTLTRAFDPRIMMIAAVTAIVLAFLGKLGALLQTIPAPVMGGIMTLLFGSIAVVGMNTLVRAGHSLTAPRNLVVVSLILVFGIGGMQVGGGQFTLQGVSLAALVGIVLNAVLPPAKEGE; this comes from the coding sequence ATGACCGATACGGTGGCCGGCCGCCAGTCCACACAATCCTTGCCGCGCATTCTGCTTACCGGGGTGCAGATGCTGTTCGTCGCCTTCGGTGCACTGGTGCTGGTGCCGCTGCTGACGGGACTTGACCCTAACGTGGCGCTGTTCACGGCGGGGGTGGGTACGCTGGTGTTCCACAGCGTTACCCGCCAGAGCGTGCCGGTGTTTCTGGCCTCGTCGTTTGCCTTCATCGCGCCCATCCAGGGCTCGGTCCAGAACTTCGGCATTCCCGCGACCATGGGTGGCCTGATGGCGGCGGGTCTGGTCTATGTGGTGATTTCCCAGTTCGTGCGGATCAAGGGCACCGCCTGGCTGCATCACCTGCTGCCGGCGGTCGTGGTGGGGCCAGTGATCATGGTCATCGGCCTGGCGCTGGCCCCGGTGGCAGTGGACATGGCGACGGGCGAGACCAGCGACGCCATCGGCTATGGCCAGGCGCTGGTGCTGTCGATGTCGAGCCTTTTGGTGACGCTGGTGCTGGCGGTCTTCGGTCGCGGCCTGATTCGCCTGGTGCCGATCATGGGTGGCATCGTCACCGGCTATGCACTGGCGCTGCTGATGGGGGTGGTCGACTTCACGCCGGTCAATGAGTCGGCCTGGCTGGCGCTGCCGTCCTTCACGGCCCCGACCTTTCATTGGGCCGCGATCCTGTTCATGATCCCGGTGGCCATCGCGCCGGCGGTGGAGCATATCGGCGACATGGTCGCCATTGGTTCGGTGACCAAGAAGAACTACCTCGAGAAGCCCGGCCTGCATCGCACCCTGCTGGGCGATGGCCTGGCCACCAGCGTGGCGGCGCTGTTTGGCGGCCCGCCCAATACCACCTATTCCGAAGTGACCGGTGCAGTGACACTGACCCGTGCCTTCGATCCGCGGATCATGATGATCGCCGCCGTGACCGCCATCGTGCTGGCTTTCCTCGGCAAACTCGGCGCGCTGCTGCAAACCATCCCTGCCCCGGTGATGGGCGGCATCATGACGCTACTGTTCGGTTCGATCGCGGTGGTGGGCATGAACACTCTGGTGCGCGCCGGCCATTCGCTGACCGCACCGCGCAACCTGGTGGTGGTGTCGCTGATTCTGGTCTTCGGTATCGGTGGCATGCAGGTGGGCGGCGGCCAGTTCACCCTGCAGGGCGTGAGCCTGGCGGCGCTGGTGGGCATCGTGCTCAACGCCGTGTTGCCGCCGGCCAAAGAAGGTGAGTAG
- the moaE gene encoding molybdopterin synthase catalytic subunit MoaE: MIRVQQEAFDVGVEQQALLQGRSDIGAVVSFTGLVRDFNERPEVTALTLEHYAGMTEKALEAIVEDACGRWPLQGVRLIHRVGCLAPGDPIVLVVVASAHRRAAFEACDFIMDYLKTRAPFWKKEHTASGNYWVAERSSDHQDAARWEEAWNN, translated from the coding sequence ATGATCCGCGTGCAGCAGGAGGCCTTCGATGTCGGCGTCGAGCAGCAGGCCCTGTTGCAGGGGCGTAGCGACATCGGTGCGGTGGTCAGCTTTACCGGCCTGGTGCGTGACTTCAACGAACGCCCCGAAGTGACGGCCCTGACCCTCGAGCATTATGCCGGCATGACCGAAAAGGCCCTGGAAGCCATTGTTGAAGACGCCTGTGGTCGCTGGCCCCTGCAAGGGGTGCGTCTTATCCACCGCGTGGGGTGTCTGGCACCTGGCGATCCTATCGTGCTGGTGGTGGTCGCCAGTGCGCACCGTCGGGCGGCCTTCGAGGCCTGTGACTTCATCATGGATTATCTCAAAACGCGCGCTCCCTTCTGGAAGAAGGAGCACACTGCGAGCGGCAACTATTGGGTCGCAGAACGCTCGAGCGATCATCAAGATGCCGCGCGTTGGGAGGAAGCATGGAACAATTGA
- the upp gene encoding uracil phosphoribosyltransferase, translating to MSVHAINHPLVKHKLGLMRANDISTKSFRELAGEVAKLLTYEATQDLELEPTTIEGWSEEPIQIEQIKGKKVTIVPILRAGLGMLDGVTDLIPSARISVVGLYRDEETLEPVPYFAKFANDIEERQAIVIDPMLATGGTMVATLDMLRERGCQQMKVIVLVAAPEGIKRVQESYPDIEIYTAAVDDRLDENGYIVPGLGDAGDKIFGTR from the coding sequence ATGAGCGTTCACGCCATCAACCATCCCCTGGTCAAGCACAAGCTCGGCCTGATGCGTGCCAATGACATCAGCACCAAGAGCTTCCGTGAGCTGGCCGGAGAAGTGGCCAAGCTGCTGACCTACGAAGCCACTCAGGACCTGGAACTCGAACCGACCACCATCGAGGGCTGGAGCGAAGAGCCGATCCAGATCGAGCAGATCAAAGGCAAGAAAGTCACCATCGTGCCGATCCTGCGTGCGGGTCTCGGCATGCTCGATGGCGTCACTGACCTGATTCCCAGCGCCCGCATCAGCGTGGTGGGGCTCTATCGTGATGAAGAGACCCTCGAGCCGGTGCCGTACTTCGCCAAGTTCGCCAACGATATCGAAGAGCGTCAGGCCATCGTCATCGATCCGATGCTGGCCACTGGCGGCACCATGGTGGCGACCCTGGACATGCTCCGTGAGCGTGGTTGCCAGCAGATGAAGGTCATCGTGCTGGTCGCGGCCCCGGAAGGGATCAAGCGTGTCCAGGAGTCTTACCCGGACATCGAGATCTACACCGCGGCGGTTGACGATCGCCTCGACGAGAACGGCTATATCGTGCCGGGCCTCGGCGATGCCGGTGACAAGATCTTCGGGACCCGCTGA
- the mobB gene encoding molybdopterin-guanine dinucleotide biosynthesis protein B, which yields MNEQAEHRLPLADEPLPLLCIAAFSGTGKTTLLEALLPRLAERGIRAAVIKHAHHQFDIDQPGKDSHRLREAGAAPMLIASRSRTALMINTPGQDEPDLAALIEQVRPLAPDLVLIEGFKAWPLPKLELHRPSLGKSLRAVEDPWVMAVASSTPLTLPAGVESLSLDDLAALTDWVAAWPGRWPEQRGMPARQLSASQEAST from the coding sequence ATGAACGAGCAGGCCGAACATCGACTGCCGCTGGCCGATGAGCCCTTGCCGCTGCTGTGTATTGCGGCCTTCAGTGGCACAGGCAAGACGACCCTGTTGGAGGCGCTGCTGCCAAGGCTTGCCGAACGGGGCATTCGCGCGGCGGTAATCAAGCATGCGCATCATCAGTTCGATATCGATCAGCCGGGCAAGGACAGCCATCGTCTGCGCGAGGCGGGCGCCGCGCCGATGCTGATTGCCTCACGCTCTCGCACCGCGCTGATGATCAATACCCCGGGGCAGGATGAGCCCGACCTGGCGGCGTTGATCGAGCAGGTGCGGCCGCTGGCCCCGGACCTGGTGCTGATCGAAGGCTTCAAGGCCTGGCCGCTGCCCAAGCTGGAGCTTCACCGCCCGTCGCTTGGCAAATCGCTGCGTGCCGTCGAGGATCCCTGGGTGATGGCAGTGGCCAGCAGTACGCCGCTGACCCTGCCGGCGGGCGTGGAGTCGCTGTCTCTGGATGACCTGGCGGCGCTCACCGACTGGGTGGCGGCCTGGCCCGGGCGCTGGCCTGAGCAGCGCGGCATGCCGGCACGCCAGTTAAGCGCTTCTCAGGAGGCGTCGACATGA